From one Holophagales bacterium genomic stretch:
- a CDS encoding RNA polymerase sigma factor — MTKPARQDGFLVLLDEHKKILYKIASSYCRNATDRQDLVQEMVVQLWRSFGRYDERYRFSTWMYRIALNVAISFYRSEARRARFNVPAEDTLQEIPAEAPGSATQDDDLRLLRHFIEQLDELDRALVVLYLDGNRYGTIAEILGISETNVGTKISRIKQRLRRDLTKTA; from the coding sequence ATGACGAAACCAGCGCGGCAGGACGGATTCCTGGTCCTGCTCGACGAGCACAAGAAGATCCTCTACAAGATCGCCAGCTCGTACTGCCGGAACGCGACGGACCGGCAGGACCTGGTCCAGGAGATGGTCGTTCAGCTCTGGCGATCCTTCGGCCGCTACGACGAGCGCTACCGCTTCTCCACCTGGATGTACCGGATCGCCCTGAACGTGGCCATCTCCTTCTATCGGAGTGAAGCCCGAAGGGCACGATTCAACGTGCCGGCCGAGGACACCCTCCAGGAGATCCCAGCGGAGGCACCCGGATCCGCCACGCAGGACGACGACCTCCGACTCTTGCGGCACTTCATCGAGCAACTCGACGAGCTCGACAGGGCGCTCGTCGTCCTCTACCTCGACGGAAACCGCTACGGCACGATCGCCGAGATTCTCGGGATATCGGAAACCAACGTCGGTACGAAGATCAGCCGGATCAAGCAGAGGCTCCGGCGCGACCTGACGAAGACTGCCTGA
- a CDS encoding TetR/AcrR family transcriptional regulator: protein MRRSAPSRKEATHERIVEAAARAIRRSGYDGTGIADVMKDAGLTHGGFYAHFPSREAMLAEAADRAGAEAVAASARIAAAASPPQALRVLLEAYLSKAHVQNAETGCPVVALGSEMPRQAPEVRRASTRRIKEMIDLVARQSPDWGQPGAHERALATVATMVGAVLLARAVDDPKLSDALRRAALEHLAPTGA, encoded by the coding sequence ATGCGACGGTCCGCCCCCAGCCGCAAGGAAGCGACGCACGAGCGCATCGTCGAGGCCGCCGCGCGCGCGATCCGGCGCAGCGGCTACGACGGTACCGGCATCGCCGACGTCATGAAAGACGCCGGCCTCACGCACGGGGGCTTCTACGCCCACTTTCCCTCGCGCGAGGCGATGCTCGCCGAGGCTGCGGATCGCGCCGGCGCCGAAGCCGTCGCCGCGTCGGCGCGCATCGCGGCCGCCGCTTCGCCGCCGCAGGCGCTCCGGGTCCTGCTCGAAGCGTACCTGTCGAAGGCTCACGTCCAGAACGCCGAGACGGGCTGCCCGGTCGTCGCCCTCGGCTCGGAGATGCCGCGCCAGGCCCCCGAGGTGCGCCGCGCCTCCACGCGGCGCATCAAGGAGATGATCGACCTCGTCGCGCGCCAATCGCCCGACTGGGGCCAGCCGGGCGCGCACGAGCGTGCCCTCGCAACCGTCGCCACGATGGTGGGCGCCGTGCTCCTGGCACGCGCTGTCGACGACCCAAAGCTCTCGGACGCTCTGCGGAGGGCGGCGCTCGAACACCTCGCCCCGACCGGCGCCTGA
- a CDS encoding oxidoreductase, giving the protein MNARSKTAIVTGASSGIGQATAERLTKAGYRVYGTSRRGATAGQRPFEMLPLDVTSDESVKAAVRDVIRRSGRIDVLVNNAGFSVAPAGAEESSIEQACSIFDTNFFGIVRMTRAVVPHMRQQGGGRIINIGSVLGFLPAPYMALYAATKHAVEGYSESLDHELRTRGIRVSVIEPAYTKTALDTNALEPDSKLEEYREVRAALGHQISAIMATSDEPGVVADVVLRAALAARPKLRYTAGSFANRLRWLRRFAPEGLMDAGIRKNLGLDTPAVTSLRDSPVPESPRVERG; this is encoded by the coding sequence ATGAATGCCAGGAGCAAGACAGCGATCGTGACCGGCGCCTCGTCAGGCATCGGCCAGGCCACGGCCGAGCGGCTGACGAAGGCGGGCTACAGGGTCTACGGCACCAGCAGGCGGGGAGCGACGGCGGGACAGCGACCGTTCGAGATGCTGCCCCTCGACGTGACCAGCGATGAATCGGTCAAAGCCGCCGTCAGAGACGTGATCCGGCGTTCCGGACGAATTGACGTCCTCGTGAACAATGCCGGCTTCAGTGTCGCCCCCGCGGGAGCGGAAGAGAGCTCGATCGAACAGGCCTGCTCGATCTTCGATACAAACTTCTTCGGGATCGTACGGATGACGCGCGCGGTGGTGCCACACATGCGGCAGCAAGGGGGCGGTCGGATCATCAACATTGGCTCCGTGCTCGGCTTCTTGCCCGCACCGTACATGGCGCTCTACGCCGCAACCAAGCACGCCGTCGAAGGCTATTCGGAATCGCTGGACCACGAGCTGCGGACGCGGGGCATTCGTGTCTCGGTCATCGAGCCTGCATACACGAAGACGGCCCTGGACACGAACGCGCTGGAACCCGACTCGAAGCTCGAAGAATACCGTGAGGTGCGCGCGGCCCTGGGCCATCAAATCAGCGCGATCATGGCGACGTCGGACGAGCCCGGTGTCGTGGCCGACGTCGTTCTTCGAGCGGCCCTCGCCGCACGCCCGAAGCTCCGATACACCGCCGGCAGCTTCGCGAACCGGCTGCGATGGCTCCGTAGGTTTGCGCCCGAAGGCCTCATGGACGCGGGGATTCGAAAGAACCTCGGCCTCGACACACCCGCAGTGACCTCGTTGCGCGACTCCCCGGTCCCGGAAAGCCCGCGAGTGGAGCGCGGATGA
- a CDS encoding NADP-dependent oxidoreductase produces the protein MRALAIRRYKAPMEMMDLPRPEPGPGDLLVRVRAAGVNPLDYKIRDGVVKVLTPYTFPLILGTDLAGDVEAIGPGVTRFKVGDAIYARLDKERIGAIAEYALVREGAAAKKPARLDYVQAASLPLVGLTAWQALVEVARLQAGQKILIHAGSGGVGTFAIQLAKHLGAKVATTAGARNHALVKSLGADLAIDYRTTRFEDVARDQDVVLDSQAGDTLLRSFEAVRPGGVVVTIGGRPDGKFARAWGLSLPLVWILGFLNRKVDRLAREKGVRFEYLFMRASGEQLEEIGALVDQGVIKPVLDRTFPLEAAADAISYVESGHAVGKVVIRVGE, from the coding sequence ATGAGAGCGCTCGCCATTCGTCGTTACAAGGCGCCGATGGAGATGATGGACCTGCCGCGGCCCGAGCCGGGACCGGGCGACCTTCTCGTCCGGGTACGCGCCGCGGGCGTCAACCCGCTCGACTACAAGATCCGCGACGGCGTCGTGAAGGTGCTGACCCCCTACACGTTTCCGCTGATCCTCGGCACCGATCTCGCCGGCGACGTGGAAGCGATCGGTCCGGGCGTGACGAGATTCAAGGTGGGCGACGCCATCTATGCGCGCCTCGACAAGGAGCGCATCGGCGCCATCGCCGAGTACGCTCTCGTGCGCGAAGGCGCCGCGGCGAAGAAGCCCGCGCGCCTCGACTACGTGCAGGCGGCATCGCTCCCGCTCGTGGGACTCACCGCCTGGCAGGCCCTTGTCGAAGTCGCACGGTTGCAGGCGGGACAGAAGATCCTCATCCACGCCGGCTCGGGCGGTGTCGGCACCTTCGCCATCCAGCTGGCCAAACACCTGGGTGCAAAGGTCGCGACCACGGCCGGCGCCCGGAACCACGCCCTGGTGAAGTCGCTCGGCGCGGACCTGGCGATCGACTACAGGACGACCCGCTTCGAAGACGTGGCCAGGGACCAGGACGTGGTCCTCGACTCCCAGGCGGGCGACACGCTGCTCCGCTCGTTCGAGGCGGTCAGGCCGGGCGGCGTCGTCGTGACGATCGGCGGCCGGCCCGACGGCAAGTTCGCACGCGCGTGGGGCCTGAGCCTGCCGCTCGTCTGGATCCTCGGGTTCCTGAATCGCAAGGTCGATCGCCTGGCCAGGGAGAAAGGCGTGCGCTTCGAGTACCTGTTCATGCGAGCGAGCGGCGAGCAGCTGGAAGAGATAGGCGCGCTGGTCGACCAGGGTGTCATCAAGCCGGTCCTGGACAGGACGTTTCCCCTGGAAGCCGCGGCCGATGCCATTTCCTACGTGGAGTCCGGCCACGCCGTGGGAAAGGTCGTCATTCGCGTCGGCGAGTAG
- a CDS encoding type II toxin-antitoxin system VapC family toxin, translating to MRLLLDTHALLWFLAGDEKLSGVARALVEDDGNEVLVSAGSLWEIAIKLSLGKLGMSVPFEEAFPAQLDANEIRILPILPAHLQRVVSLPFHHRDPFDRLLAAQAIAEGLPLVSRDAVFDAYGSRRLW from the coding sequence TTGAGGCTGCTCCTCGACACGCACGCGCTCCTCTGGTTCCTCGCGGGAGACGAGAAGCTGAGCGGGGTGGCAAGAGCCCTCGTCGAGGACGACGGGAACGAGGTCCTCGTGAGCGCCGGGAGCCTCTGGGAGATCGCGATCAAGCTCAGTCTCGGAAAGCTCGGGATGTCCGTCCCGTTCGAGGAGGCCTTCCCCGCGCAGCTGGACGCGAACGAGATTCGAATCCTCCCGATTCTGCCCGCACATCTCCAGCGGGTCGTCTCGCTCCCGTTCCATCACCGCGACCCGTTCGATCGCCTGCTGGCGGCCCAGGCGATCGCCGAGGGCCTTCCGCTCGTGAGCCGGGACGCTGTCTTCGATGCCTACGGATCGCGGCGGCTCTGGTAG
- a CDS encoding type II toxin-antitoxin system prevent-host-death family antitoxin, with protein sequence MHEIDVAAAAEQLKSLLEAALKGERVVITEDAGSVELVPVKPHRKRVFGSARGVFEIPESFDAPLADFDEYRA encoded by the coding sequence GTGCACGAGATCGACGTGGCGGCAGCAGCCGAACAGCTCAAGAGCCTGCTCGAGGCGGCCCTCAAAGGGGAGCGGGTCGTGATCACCGAGGACGCCGGGTCCGTCGAGCTCGTGCCGGTGAAGCCGCACCGCAAACGCGTCTTCGGAAGCGCCCGAGGGGTGTTCGAGATTCCCGAGAGCTTCGACGCGCCGCTCGCCGACTTCGACGAGTACCGCGCTTGA
- a CDS encoding aminotransferase class III-fold pyridoxal phosphate-dependent enzyme, whose product MSLLARLGTFLGLPRGDGGAPPEYAVGYDHNLPERIPAGTRFVGWLTLANRGSRAWEAGIATDGTGPFEAVMRRNGDLAGSFPMPHAVPPGESVTLHGWFRAPERPGRYEYTVEMVHHHVTWFAERGAEPLRVAVEVTAEAPTASARLLDRSEDALALAWWTGIGVSWSRRGPGYPVIARSANGCRITDVEGRDFVDFVMGHGCALLGYANERIARAVAESLSSAAVLSLTNELEVEVAERIRAVIPGAERVLFGKNGSDACTAAVRLARVHTLRPVVLFCGYHGWQDWFVERLGFEGTGVPEHAEPLVERFRYGDLEEVERLFARHKGRVAAVMVEPAAPIERYGEPLRDADPEFLASLAALTHREGALLVFDEVVTGFRYRDGSVQRATGVVPDLTCLGKGLAAGMPLSALGGRREIFDRSIGRIAYGPTYQGEGASLAAAREALAVYREVDVPAHLARFSGALAAGIDRICGALDLPARTSGPPFRMVVSFDDDDPVRRRLTRTLLQQELMRHGVLSNQGLLMPSLAHDDNALAQTLAAFEKALGTVRDARRDGRFASRLEISPAHE is encoded by the coding sequence ATGAGTCTGCTCGCGAGACTCGGAACGTTCCTCGGGCTTCCGCGAGGAGACGGCGGCGCGCCGCCCGAATACGCCGTGGGGTACGACCACAACCTCCCGGAGCGGATCCCGGCCGGGACGCGCTTCGTCGGCTGGCTGACCCTCGCGAATCGCGGGAGCCGGGCCTGGGAAGCCGGGATAGCCACGGACGGGACCGGCCCGTTCGAGGCGGTAATGCGCCGAAACGGCGATCTCGCCGGGAGCTTCCCGATGCCACACGCCGTTCCTCCCGGAGAGAGCGTCACGCTCCACGGGTGGTTTCGCGCGCCGGAACGCCCGGGTCGATACGAGTACACCGTCGAGATGGTCCACCATCACGTCACCTGGTTCGCGGAACGCGGGGCCGAGCCGCTGCGCGTCGCGGTCGAGGTTACCGCAGAGGCGCCGACGGCATCGGCCCGCCTCCTCGACCGGAGCGAGGATGCACTCGCTCTGGCCTGGTGGACCGGCATCGGCGTCTCCTGGAGCCGGCGCGGCCCCGGCTATCCGGTCATCGCCCGCTCCGCGAACGGGTGCCGGATCACCGACGTCGAGGGACGGGACTTCGTCGACTTCGTCATGGGGCACGGCTGCGCTCTCCTCGGCTACGCGAACGAGCGGATCGCCCGCGCCGTCGCAGAGTCGCTCTCTTCCGCCGCGGTCCTCTCGCTGACGAACGAGCTGGAGGTCGAGGTCGCTGAACGAATCCGCGCGGTGATCCCGGGCGCAGAGCGGGTGCTCTTCGGGAAGAACGGCTCGGATGCCTGCACGGCGGCGGTGCGGCTCGCCCGCGTCCATACCCTCCGGCCGGTCGTCCTCTTCTGCGGCTATCACGGCTGGCAGGACTGGTTCGTGGAGCGGCTCGGCTTCGAAGGGACCGGCGTCCCCGAACACGCCGAGCCGCTCGTCGAGCGGTTCCGCTACGGCGACCTCGAGGAGGTCGAGCGGCTCTTCGCGCGGCACAAGGGGCGCGTCGCGGCGGTGATGGTGGAACCGGCCGCGCCGATCGAGCGGTACGGCGAGCCGCTCCGGGACGCCGACCCGGAGTTCCTCGCGAGCCTCGCCGCGCTCACGCACCGCGAAGGTGCGCTTCTCGTCTTCGACGAGGTCGTCACCGGATTCCGCTACCGCGACGGGAGCGTGCAGCGTGCCACCGGGGTCGTGCCGGACCTTACCTGCCTCGGCAAAGGGCTGGCCGCAGGAATGCCGCTCTCGGCGCTCGGCGGACGTCGGGAGATCTTCGACCGATCGATCGGCCGGATCGCCTACGGCCCGACGTACCAGGGAGAGGGAGCCTCTCTCGCCGCGGCGCGGGAAGCGCTCGCCGTCTACCGGGAGGTCGACGTGCCGGCGCACCTCGCCCGATTCTCCGGGGCGCTCGCCGCCGGGATCGACCGGATTTGCGGCGCACTCGACCTCCCGGCCCGGACGAGCGGCCCTCCGTTCCGGATGGTCGTCTCGTTCGACGACGACGATCCGGTCCGTCGCCGCCTCACCCGGACGCTGCTCCAGCAGGAGCTGATGCGACACGGCGTCCTCTCGAACCAGGGACTCCTGATGCCGAGTCTGGCCCACGACGACAACGCGCTCGCACAGACCCTCGCCGCCTTCGAGAAGGCGCTCGGAACGGTTCGCGACGCGCGGCGCGACGGCAGATTCGCCAGCCGGCTCGAGATCTCGCCGGCGCACGAGTGA